One window from the genome of Myxococcales bacterium encodes:
- a CDS encoding cytochrome P450 — translation MTTSSLRDLPTRFALPLIGDTLAFASDPSGFLGKRAAELGPVFKVELFGHPTACFVGPEAFALLLDDNNVERAGANPPHVQAIFNPQAVPFLDGAAQKRRKRLLMHAFREEALAGYLPVLEQVIERYARRWSSLGPFSWVPELDALGFGVAGALFVGADPSKDDPTIAEAFGKTAAGLLSVPIPLPFTTYGKALKARDFLLTVVDSAIDAHEKPTASKTNVLAQLMGARDGDGDKLSRDELRIETFHFFGAYAAVIGGLSFLASCLGQRRDIADRARDEIRREVGKGPLDLATLKKLEYVDRVTKEVRRALPILPLTFFGTVKRDLTFDGMRIPAGHRSIGCLGATMLDEKVFRDASKLDPDRWLNADERQEQAWVPHGGGIHEQGHRCAGERLAALMMKVFAVKMLQGYTWTFAEGQDFSPTRDKLFATPVDGLKVQTFKNA, via the coding sequence ATGACCACAAGCTCGCTCCGCGATCTGCCGACTCGTTTTGCGTTGCCGCTCATCGGCGACACGCTGGCCTTCGCCAGCGACCCCAGCGGCTTTCTCGGCAAGCGGGCCGCCGAGCTCGGGCCCGTCTTCAAGGTCGAGCTCTTCGGCCACCCGACGGCTTGTTTCGTCGGCCCCGAGGCCTTCGCGCTCTTGCTCGACGACAACAACGTCGAACGCGCCGGCGCCAACCCGCCCCACGTTCAGGCGATCTTCAACCCGCAGGCGGTCCCCTTCCTCGACGGCGCCGCGCAGAAGCGTCGCAAGCGACTCTTGATGCACGCCTTCCGCGAGGAGGCGCTCGCCGGCTACCTGCCCGTGCTCGAACAGGTCATCGAGCGCTATGCACGGCGCTGGTCCTCGCTCGGCCCGTTCTCGTGGGTGCCGGAGCTCGACGCCTTGGGCTTCGGCGTCGCCGGTGCGCTCTTCGTCGGCGCCGATCCATCGAAGGACGATCCGACCATCGCCGAAGCGTTCGGCAAGACCGCCGCGGGCCTCTTGTCGGTCCCTATTCCCCTCCCCTTCACCACGTACGGCAAGGCGCTCAAGGCCCGCGACTTCCTCCTCACGGTGGTCGACTCGGCCATCGATGCCCACGAGAAGCCCACGGCCTCGAAGACCAACGTGCTGGCCCAGCTCATGGGCGCGCGCGACGGCGATGGCGACAAGCTCTCGCGCGACGAGCTTCGCATCGAGACCTTCCACTTCTTCGGCGCCTACGCCGCCGTCATCGGCGGGCTCTCGTTCCTCGCGTCGTGCCTTGGGCAGCGCCGCGACATCGCCGATCGCGCACGCGATGAGATCCGCCGCGAGGTCGGCAAGGGGCCGCTCGACCTCGCGACGCTGAAGAAGCTCGAGTACGTCGACCGCGTCACCAAAGAGGTGCGGCGCGCGCTACCGATCTTGCCCCTCACGTTCTTCGGAACCGTCAAGCGCGACCTCACCTTCGACGGCATGCGCATCCCGGCGGGCCACCGGTCCATCGGTTGCCTCGGCGCCACGATGCTCGACGAGAAGGTCTTCCGGGACGCGAGCAAGCTCGATCCGGACCGGTGGCTCAACGCCGACGAACGGCAAGAACAAGCCTGGGTCCCTCACGGCGGCGGCATTCACGAGCAAGGCCACCGCTGCGCGGGCGAGCGCCTCGCGGCGCTCATGATGAAGGTCTTCGCCGTGAAGATGCTCCAGGGCTACACGTGGACCTTCGCGGAGGGGCAGGACTTCTCGCCCACGCGTGACAAGCTCTTCGCGACGCCGGTGGACGGGCTCAAGGTTCAGACGTTCAAGAACGCGTGA
- a CDS encoding ferritin-like domain-containing protein: MKVWSKPGCGIPANSCLSPDAPRPGCYTLVCSCSGKVVGGCGSFDEPYTILPGGPGSGLQEGDSCNTKPPIDAGPTLDTGLPVDAGCVAVPAPVADAGFSCMSWTVPLPCAFPADAGFVSNPATCQTYCGPNANFCSKETESTLRCDPGCAIGRRPEGFVSSWREGGRDTITGQYFAAMTELEAASVWSFERLERELDAHGAPASLRARARRAAEDERRHARVAGALAVRFGAEPTCAEEPTLGVRSLEAMALENAVEGCVRETFGALSATLQAERAQDPRVRAAMRRIATDETAHAGLAWAVKAWLDTRLDDAAKARLQEAMRLAADELAGEVAAEQPAILRDIAGLPTAAEASRMVSGMQEALWAA; this comes from the coding sequence GTGAAGGTCTGGAGCAAGCCCGGTTGCGGCATCCCCGCCAATAGCTGCTTGTCGCCCGATGCGCCGCGGCCTGGGTGCTACACGCTCGTGTGCAGCTGCTCCGGAAAGGTCGTCGGCGGCTGCGGTTCCTTCGACGAGCCCTACACGATCCTGCCGGGCGGTCCCGGGAGTGGCCTCCAGGAGGGCGACTCGTGCAACACCAAGCCGCCCATCGACGCTGGGCCCACCCTCGACACCGGGCTACCCGTCGACGCGGGGTGCGTCGCCGTGCCGGCGCCCGTTGCCGACGCTGGCTTCAGCTGCATGTCGTGGACCGTGCCCTTGCCGTGCGCGTTCCCCGCCGACGCGGGCTTCGTGTCGAACCCTGCAACGTGTCAGACCTACTGCGGCCCGAACGCGAACTTCTGCTCCAAAGAGACGGAGTCGACGCTCCGCTGCGATCCCGGCTGCGCCATCGGGCGCCGCCCCGAGGGCTTCGTGTCGTCCTGGCGCGAGGGCGGTCGCGACACCATCACCGGCCAATACTTCGCGGCCATGACCGAGCTCGAAGCCGCGAGCGTTTGGTCTTTCGAGCGACTCGAGCGAGAGCTCGACGCGCACGGTGCACCGGCGTCGCTGCGCGCGCGGGCACGTCGAGCCGCGGAAGACGAGCGGCGACACGCGCGCGTGGCGGGCGCCTTGGCGGTCCGCTTTGGTGCCGAGCCGACGTGCGCGGAAGAGCCGACGCTTGGCGTGCGCTCGCTCGAGGCGATGGCCCTCGAGAACGCCGTTGAGGGCTGCGTTCGCGAGACCTTCGGCGCGCTCAGCGCCACGTTGCAAGCCGAGCGCGCGCAAGATCCGCGGGTGCGCGCCGCGATGCGTCGCATCGCGACCGACGAAACGGCTCACGCCGGGCTCGCGTGGGCCGTGAAGGCATGGCTCGACACGCGCCTCGATGACGCCGCCAAGGCTCGTCTTCAAGAGGCCATGCGCCTCGCGGCTGACGAGCTCGCCGGCGAGGTGGCCGCCGAGCAGCCGGCGATCTTGCGCGACATCGCGGGCCTGCCTACGGCCGCGGAGGCGTCACGCATGGTCAGCGGCATGCAAGAGGCGCTCTGGGCGGCGTAG
- a CDS encoding GFA family protein, with translation MTTRRASCSCGKFALACEGEPVRVSMCFCLACQKRTGSAFGVQARFPREAVAVEGTSKVYERVGDSGGRVTFHFCGECGATVYWELDGLPAFLAVAVGAFADPSFQAPTMSVYETRRHPWAPLPESLRERFD, from the coding sequence ATGACGACGCGGCGAGCCTCGTGCTCATGTGGAAAGTTCGCGCTGGCTTGCGAAGGCGAGCCGGTGCGTGTCTCGATGTGTTTTTGCCTTGCTTGCCAAAAGCGAACCGGAAGCGCGTTCGGCGTTCAGGCTCGCTTTCCGCGCGAGGCCGTCGCGGTGGAAGGGACCTCAAAGGTCTACGAGCGCGTCGGTGACAGCGGCGGACGGGTGACGTTCCACTTCTGCGGTGAATGCGGCGCGACCGTGTATTGGGAGCTGGATGGCCTGCCCGCGTTCTTGGCGGTGGCCGTAGGCGCCTTCGCGGACCCGAGCTTTCAAGCGCCGACGATGTCGGTCTACGAAACTCGGCGGCACCCTTGGGCGCCGCTGCCCGAGTCGCTCCGCGAGCGCTTCGACTGA